A single Paenibacillus sp. FSL R5-0517 DNA region contains:
- a CDS encoding YtxH domain-containing protein encodes MKDSNKSLLWGALIGSVVGSVTALLLAPKSGRELRQDITEGARQVSEKGQELAGIVGEQSSQIVSKVKETADVVIQDIQSWRNCGEGKEIRISAAIVDTADIDKTVDESGNDIVAKLPADESKDDN; translated from the coding sequence GTGAAGGATTCTAACAAAAGTTTGTTGTGGGGAGCTCTTATTGGCTCCGTGGTAGGTTCTGTAACAGCGTTATTGCTGGCGCCGAAATCGGGTCGTGAACTTCGTCAGGATATTACAGAAGGTGCTCGTCAGGTATCGGAGAAAGGTCAGGAACTGGCTGGAATCGTGGGGGAACAAAGCTCACAGATCGTATCCAAGGTTAAAGAGACCGCAGATGTCGTGATTCAGGATATTCAATCCTGGCGCAATTGCGGCGAAGGAAAAGAAATTCGTATATCGGCAGCCATTGTAGATACCGCCGATATCGATAAAACAGTTGATGAATCCGGCAATGACATCGTAGCGAAGCTTCCTGCGGATGAGTCCAAGGACGACAACTAA
- the racE gene encoding glutamate racemase, with product MQQAIAILDSGVGGLTVAKEVMRQLPREKIIYFGDTARTPYGPRSSEQVKQFTEQIVDFLIQFDPKVIVIACNTATAAALEYIRSKVNMPVIGVIHPGARAAITATRTGRIGVIGTTGTIGSGAYTSALKQLSPYIDVVSQACPALVPLVEQGEFRSEHTTHTVEQSLGEIKQQPIDCLILGCTHYPFLMDTIQEVMGQEVKLISSADETAREISTILYDKRKLASGDETPVHQFFCTGDPRMFQNITRRWLGEQISKTPVVWQVTQLS from the coding sequence GTGCAGCAAGCAATCGCTATATTAGACTCCGGTGTGGGGGGATTGACCGTCGCCAAGGAAGTGATGCGTCAGCTCCCGCGGGAAAAGATCATTTATTTTGGGGATACTGCCCGGACACCGTACGGACCCCGTTCGTCCGAACAAGTAAAACAATTTACGGAACAAATCGTTGATTTCTTGATCCAGTTCGATCCGAAGGTTATCGTTATCGCCTGTAACACAGCAACAGCGGCCGCGTTGGAGTATATCCGTTCCAAGGTGAATATGCCCGTCATTGGTGTTATACATCCGGGTGCGCGGGCAGCAATCACAGCGACACGTACAGGACGTATTGGTGTGATTGGTACCACGGGTACCATAGGTAGTGGGGCTTATACATCGGCACTTAAACAGTTGTCCCCCTATATTGATGTGGTCAGTCAGGCTTGTCCGGCGCTGGTGCCGTTGGTGGAACAAGGTGAATTTCGTTCCGAGCACACGACACATACGGTGGAGCAATCATTAGGCGAGATCAAACAGCAGCCAATAGATTGTCTTATTCTGGGTTGTACGCATTATCCCTTTCTCATGGACACCATTCAGGAAGTTATGGGACAGGAAGTGAAGTTAATCAGTTCGGCAGATGAAACGGCACGTGAAATCAGTACGATTTTATATGATAAACGAAAGCTGGCCAGTGGGGATGAGACTCCGGTGCATCAGTTTTTCTGCACTGGCGACCCTCGCATGTTCCAGAATATCACCCGTCGCTGGTTGGGAGAGCAGATCTCCAAGACTCCTGTTGTCTGGCAGGTTACGCAATTATCCTAG
- a CDS encoding M14 family metallopeptidase, protein MQWIIVQRGDTLSRIASAHHMTRELLAALNPEAAAQPYLLAGQMLRIVPGTGRRYAVPPGERVGEIAGRFGLEEEALRQANPEITNITDWVGRCIHIPVSNGKTIVKIQGEYGYRELIKDINKLEHQYPFIETGSIGTSVMGKSLPYLRIGHGSRHIHVNASVHANEWLTSAVLMKFIEEYAEAYSTHGTWHQYQTERWMQETSLWAVPMVNPDGVELVQEGVVNQHPHAQQLLGWNAGRANFTHWKANIRGVDLNDQFPAHWDEEAARRGVTSPGPRDYAGTAPLTEPEAQALARWTQQHTFDAVVSLHSQGQEIYWNYRDLEPRESAPLSRRLAKASGYKAVKLGGSDAGYKDWFIQAFGKPGFTVEVGLGVNPLPVEQFDDICIEVGMLLAELLSNGQ, encoded by the coding sequence CTGCAATGGATTATCGTTCAGCGGGGAGATACACTGTCGCGAATTGCGTCAGCACACCATATGACCAGGGAGTTACTTGCCGCACTGAACCCGGAAGCAGCCGCCCAGCCTTACTTGCTGGCAGGTCAGATGCTGCGTATTGTGCCCGGGACAGGTCGCAGATATGCTGTACCGCCTGGAGAACGTGTAGGGGAGATTGCAGGGAGATTTGGTCTGGAGGAAGAAGCGTTGCGACAGGCCAATCCCGAAATCACCAATATTACCGACTGGGTTGGTCGCTGTATTCATATTCCGGTTTCGAATGGAAAAACTATTGTAAAGATTCAGGGAGAGTATGGTTATAGAGAATTAATCAAGGATATAAACAAGCTGGAGCATCAATACCCGTTTATCGAAACGGGGTCCATTGGAACAAGTGTTATGGGGAAGTCGCTGCCTTATTTACGTATCGGGCATGGGTCGAGACATATCCATGTTAACGCTTCTGTTCATGCCAATGAGTGGCTGACATCAGCAGTTCTGATGAAGTTTATCGAAGAGTATGCCGAAGCGTATAGTACACATGGGACATGGCATCAATACCAGACAGAACGCTGGATGCAAGAGACGTCACTCTGGGCAGTGCCGATGGTTAATCCGGACGGTGTCGAACTGGTTCAGGAAGGTGTGGTCAATCAGCACCCACATGCACAGCAGTTGTTAGGCTGGAATGCGGGCAGAGCAAATTTCACCCATTGGAAGGCGAACATCAGAGGAGTTGATCTGAATGATCAATTTCCCGCCCATTGGGATGAAGAGGCAGCGAGAAGAGGTGTGACCTCACCTGGGCCTAGAGATTATGCAGGAACGGCTCCATTGACAGAACCGGAGGCACAGGCGCTTGCGCGGTGGACGCAGCAACACACATTCGATGCGGTTGTGTCCCTGCATAGTCAGGGACAGGAAATCTATTGGAACTACCGTGATCTGGAACCCAGAGAGAGTGCTCCGCTGTCGCGTAGACTCGCCAAAGCTTCGGGTTACAAAGCGGTGAAGCTCGGTGGCAGTGATGCCGGATACAAAGACTGGTTTATCCAAGCTTTTGGTAAGCCGGGCTTCACGGTGGAAGTTGGGTTGGGTGTTAATCCGCTTCCCGTTGAACAGTTTGATGATATCTGTATCGAAGTGGGAATGTTGCTGGCTGAACTGTTATCTAATGGACAGTGA
- a CDS encoding HepT-like ribonuclease domain-containing protein, with protein MYYVNREQIARRLAAVPEVAEGLRRAAQAWDGSLMLGMVQERCLHLAIEIVTDVGSYLIDGFIMRDASSYDDIIQINYEEKVFDNSTYEILRQLVTLRKPLVQDYYSWERSELHPLSIELPNILEHFTTQVSAYVETELGPFNAAQAEGQRKE; from the coding sequence ATGTATTATGTGAACAGAGAACAGATTGCCCGCCGGCTTGCTGCTGTACCGGAAGTAGCTGAAGGGCTTCGCCGCGCAGCGCAGGCTTGGGATGGCAGTCTCATGCTGGGGATGGTTCAGGAGCGGTGTCTTCATCTGGCGATTGAGATTGTTACCGATGTGGGAAGTTATCTGATTGATGGCTTCATCATGAGAGATGCGAGCAGCTATGATGATATTATTCAGATTAATTATGAAGAAAAGGTTTTTGACAATTCGACCTATGAGATCTTGCGTCAGCTTGTGACGTTACGTAAACCACTGGTGCAGGATTATTACAGTTGGGAGCGATCTGAGCTCCATCCGCTTAGCATAGAGTTGCCGAACATACTTGAACATTTTACTACACAGGTTAGCGCATACGTGGAAACAGAACTTGGTCCTTTCAATGCGGCACAAGCCGAGGGACAGCGCAAGGAATGA
- a CDS encoding DUF4261 domain-containing protein: MTNESKEFNEVNTESKEPNETPSGFHPVYMVELLFRERPEVDRLRLQEAMIRHTGQVRLDVKQGTGEQEHEMLVFYHLDHKVSFQEGAIPAQTCMLPVNEIADRARFGGAVQQAWHWPEVGQVVKASRYSIRIHDMFTAAMPRKQRLELFQKTVLAIMESLTCDALYWYGSDKLVEPEAYTQAQEREEHLYAAMNVRMYQAGGTEEQRGLVMDTVGLSALGVPDVQCHFVGLDPDTVAQTLLGAAYYIFDQGDVLQDGQTLGSSGGRRWRCEHQAALIAPGRYVIDLDPGDEHAAADLEPARQS, translated from the coding sequence ATGACAAATGAATCAAAAGAATTCAATGAAGTAAATACTGAAAGTAAAGAACCGAATGAAACGCCTTCCGGATTCCATCCGGTGTATATGGTTGAACTCCTGTTCCGGGAACGTCCGGAGGTAGACCGCCTGCGTTTGCAGGAAGCGATGATTCGTCATACAGGACAAGTTCGACTGGATGTTAAACAAGGAACTGGAGAGCAAGAGCATGAGATGTTAGTCTTCTACCATCTGGACCATAAGGTATCTTTTCAGGAAGGGGCTATCCCTGCTCAGACCTGCATGCTTCCAGTGAATGAAATCGCAGATCGTGCACGTTTTGGCGGAGCTGTGCAACAAGCATGGCATTGGCCGGAAGTGGGACAAGTTGTCAAAGCTTCGCGTTATTCCATCCGGATACATGATATGTTCACGGCTGCCATGCCTCGTAAACAGCGTTTGGAGCTGTTCCAGAAAACTGTACTGGCAATTATGGAGAGTTTGACCTGTGATGCGCTGTATTGGTATGGCAGTGATAAGCTGGTTGAACCGGAAGCTTATACGCAAGCTCAGGAACGTGAGGAACATCTGTATGCAGCTATGAACGTTCGGATGTATCAGGCTGGAGGTACGGAGGAACAGCGCGGGTTGGTCATGGATACCGTAGGATTGTCTGCGCTGGGTGTACCTGATGTACAGTGTCACTTCGTTGGTCTTGATCCAGATACGGTGGCACAGACCTTACTGGGTGCAGCGTATTACATATTTGATCAGGGAGATGTCCTGCAAGATGGACAGACGCTGGGTTCTTCAGGTGGACGTCGCTGGCGTTGTGAACATCAGGCGGCATTAATTGCACCAGGACGATATGTCATTGATTTGGACCCGGGTGATGAGCATGCGGCGGCTGATCTCGAGCCGGCTCGTCAGAGTTGA